GGTGCTGACTGGGATAAAGCCCTCGCTTACTGGGAGACTTTGTACACCGATGCTGATGCTGAGTTCGACTCAGTGATCACCTTCGATGCTGCAGATATTGAACCCATGATCACTTATGGAACCAACCCAGGTATGGGTATTGGTGTGACCCAGCACATTCCATCTCTCGAACAGCTGGATGAAAAGGAAAAACCTTCCTTCAGGAAATCCCTGGATTACATGGGGCTGGAGCCAGGCAGCGGTCTGCTGGGCAAAAAGGTGGATTATGTATTCATCGGTAGCTGTACCAACAGCCGCATCGAAGACCTGCGTATGGTGGCTGAATTTGTAAAAGGCAAACATAAGGCAGACGATGTAGTAGTGTGGATCGTACCAGGTTCCAAGCAGGTAGAAGCGCAGGCAAAGAAAGAAGGCATCGACAAAATATTTGAAGCGGCCGGTTTCCAGTTGCGCGAGCCAGGCTGCTCTGCATGTCTGGGTATGAACGAAGATAAAGTTCCTGCCGGCATGTATTGTATCTCTACCTCCAACCGTAACTTCGAAGGTCGTCAGGGTCCTAACGCCCGCACCTTCCTCGCCAGCCCACTGTCAGCAGCAGCTGCAGCGATCACTGGTAAAGTAACCGATGTAAGAGAACTCGTATAAAAGTATCATCATGGCCTGGAACGCGGATTTATATAAAGAAAAGCATGCCTTTGTTTTCAACTATGGTAACAGTGTAGTAGAATGGCTGCAGCCCAAAGCTGGGGAGACTATCCTCGATCTGGGTTGTGGTACAGGCGAACTCTCGGCTCAGATTGCTGAGAGTGGGGCAACGGTAAAAGGGATAGACAGTTCCGCCAGTATGATTGCCAGTGCAAAAAGTCATTACCCTTCCATCGATTTTGAAGTGGCAGACGGTACTTCTTTTTCACTGAATCAAACCTTCGATGCGGTGTTTTCCAATGCCACCCTGCACTGGATTCGCCAGAAGGAGAAAGTACTGGATCGTATCTGGCATCACCTGAAACCCGGTGGCAGACTGGTACTGGAAATGGGAGGAAAAGGAAATGTAGACGACATCACTGGTGCACTGAGCAAAGCGATGAAAGAAAAGGGATATGAATTTAAACCTTTTTGGTATTTTCCATCTCCTGGTGAATATACTTCCCTGTTGGAAGAATATGGTTTCCGGGTAAATCAGCTGAGCTATTTTGACCGTGATACCGAGCTGGCTGATCCGGAGAATGGTATCGTAGAATGGCTGCAGATGTTCGGGGCATACTACCTCGAAGCAATACCTGAAGCAGACAGACTGCCCATCCTCAAAGCTGCACAGGAAAGCCTGCGTGCTACTAACTTCCGCGATGGCAAATGGTATACTAAGTATGTAAGGTTGCGCGTGAAAGCTGAAAAAATTGCAGACGCTCAATAATTTGTAAAACACGTAAATTTAAAGTCCTCCTTACGGAGGCGATATATAATGAGTAAGAATTTTCAACAGTTGGAATCTACCGCAGTTCCTATTCCAATCGAAAACATTGATACTGACCAGATCATTCCGGCACGCTTCCTGAAAGCAACTACCCGCGATGGTTTCGGTGAAAATCTGTTCCGCGACTGGCGTTTTGACGGCGACAATCAACCTAAAGCTGATTTCGTACTGAACAATCCTACTTACAGTGGCCAGGTACTGGTAGCTGGTAAAAACTTTGGTTGTGGTTCCAGCCGTGAGCACGCAGCCTGGGCCATTGCCGACTATGGTTTCAAGGTGGTGATCAGCAGTTTCTTTGCAGATATCTTCAAGAACAATGCACTGAACAACTTCATCCTGCCTATCCAGGTGACTGATGCATTTCTCGACAAGATCTTTGCAGCAATCGAAGCAGACGTACATGCGAAACTGGCTGTAGATCTTGAAAAACAGACCCTGAAGATTGTATCTACGGGTGAAGAAGTTTCCTTCGACATCAATCCATACAAGAAAGCATGCCTGATCAATGGCTATGATGATATTGACTACCTGTTAAGCCTGCGTAAGGAAATTGAAACTTACGAAGCCACCCGGGAGTTTAATTTTTAACTTTTCGCTTTAACTCAACAAAACAATAAATGGGCGTAGACAAAAAAATACTGGTTATTCCGGGTGATGGTATCGGACAAGAAGTGACTACCTGGGGTAGGAAAGTGCTGGAAACAATAGCAACAAACTACAAGCACAACTTTACGTTTGAAGAAGGCATCATGGGGCACGTAGCAATCGAAGCTACCGGTAATCCCCTGCCAGATGAAACATTGGATAAAGCACGCAAAAGTGACGCTATCCTTTTTGGCGCTATCGGACATGCCAAATATGACAACGATCCTACACTGAAAGTACGCCCTGAACAGGGATTGCTGAAGATCCGTAAGGAACTGGGATTGTATGCAAACCTGCGTCCTATTAAGTTGTTTGATGAGCTGCTGGAAGCTTCCAGCATCAAGCCGGAAATACTGCGTGGAGCAGATATCCTGTTCTTCCGCGAGCTGACCGGTGATGTTTACTTTGGTGAAAAGAATCGTTCAGAAGATCGTAACACAGCTTCTGACCTGATGATCTATCACAAGTATGAAGTAGAGCGCATTGCCCGCAAAGCATTTGAAGCTGCACGTACACGTCGCAATAAACTGTGCTCTGTGGATAAAGCAAACGTACTGGAAGCAAGCCGTCTGTGGCGCGAAGTAGTACAGGCACTGGCAAAAGAATATACTGACGTAGAGGTAGAACATATGTTCATTGATAACGCTGCTATGCAACTGGTGAAGGATCCTAAACGTTTCGACGTGGTGGTAACCGGCAACCTGTTTGGCGATATCCTGACAGACGAAGCATCTCAGATCGCTGGTTCTATGGGTATGCTGGCTTCTGCTTCAGTAGGTGACAGCGTTGGCTTCTACGAGCCTATCCATGGTTCTGCACATGACATTGCAGGGAAAGGTATTGCCAATCCGCTGGCTTCTATCCTGTCTGCAGCACTGATGCTGGATATTTCTTTTGGACTGAAAAATGAATCGCTGCGTGTGATCAAGGCGGTAGAAGCTACTTTGAAACAAGGCTTCCGTACAATGGATATTGCGAACAAGCATACAGACAACCATCTGGTAATGGGTACTGATGCAATGGGCGCCAAAGTACTGGAGAATTTAAACTAAGAATTAAAAAAACAATAACAAATCAACATAAGATGAGCGATAAAAATCGTGTGTACGTCTTCGATACTACTCTCCGTGATGGTGAACAGGTACCTGGCTGTCAGCTGACCACAGTTGAAAAGATCACTATAGCCAAGGAGCTGGAAGCACTGGGAGTAGATGTTATTGAAGCCGGTTTCCCAATATCGAGCCCCGGCGATTTCCAGAGCGTAGTAGAAATATCAAAAGCTGTAAGTGAGCCGGTGATCTGTGCACTTACCCGTGCAAACACTATGGATATTGATGCTGCTGCCGAAGCCCTGCGTTTTGCAAAACGTAAGCGTATTCATACAGGTATCGGTTCTTCCGATATGCACATTAAATATAAATTCAACAGTACCCGCGAGGAGATCCTGAAGCGTGCTGCTGATGCGGTAAAATATGCACGTAAATTTGTTGACGATGTAGAATTTTATGCAGAAGATGCAGGCCGTGCAGACAATGCATACCTCGCGCAGATGATCGAAGCAGTGATTGCCGCAGGTGCGACTGTAGTAAACATTCCTGATACGAATGGTTACTGTCTGCCTGACCAGTATGGTGCCAAGATCAAGTACCTGATGGATCATGTGTCTAACATTGATAAAGCAATTATCTCCGTACACTGTCACAACGATTTGGGTATGGCTACTGCCAACTCTATCGCTGGTGTGATCAACGGTGCACGTCAGGTAGAATGTACCATCAATGGTATTGGTGAGCGTGCAGGTAATACTTCTCTCGAAGAGGTGGCGATGATCCTGAAAACACATCATGCATTGGGTTATCATACAGGTATTCAGTCAAAGAAACTGTATCAGCTGAGCAACATGGTTGAAACTATGATGCGCATGCCGGTGCAACCGAATAAGGCGATTATAGGCCGCAATGCATTTGCACATAGTTCCGGTATTCACCAGGATGGTGTGCTGAAGCATCGCGAAAACTATGAGATCCTGAATCCGGAAGATGTAGGTATCGAGTCGAATGCGATTATCCTGACTGCACGCAGTGGCCGTCATGCCCTGAAGCACCACCTGGAGCGACTGGGGTATAAACTGGATAAGGTGAATCTGGATGAGGTATATCAGCGCTTCCTGGTGATGGCAGATAGCAAGAAAGAGATTTCTGATGCAGATCTGTTAGAACTGATGGGGAATGGTAATGATCAGAATTATTCAGATGATAAGGCGATCAAGGTTACATTGTTGCAGGTAGTATGTGGTGATCCACTGCGTCCTATGGCGACCGTGAAGCTGAAGATCAATGGTGAGGAGAAAGAAGCCAGTTCTGCTGGTAATGGTCCGGTGGATGCGGCGATCAATGCGATCCATGAGATTATTAAAGATCAGATAGATATTGATGAATTTAATATCCAGTCAATGAGAGGGGGTAGTGCGGATGTGAGTAAGGTGAATATGAGGGTGAAGCATAATGGTCAGAGTTACTATGGATATGGGACTTCGACGGATATTGTGAATGCTTCTATGCATGCTTATGTAGATGCGCTGAATAAAATATTCTAGCACTTTTTTGAATTCCTTCGCGGTTTTTTGAAATTCAGCTCCGCTGAATTTCAAAAAACCGCAATCAAAATTTCTGATCGAAACGCTCAGCGTTTCGATCAGAAATTTTGTAATTGTTTAAAGTCTATATTCATAAGCGGATACTCCTGTCCATCTTTCAAATAAAAATGCCACCATTCCGTAGTTAAGTTTATAAACCCATGCCTCTCCATTACCTCCCTCAATAACTTCCGATTATTAGCCACCGATGTATCCTGTACATTATACGACTGATGCGCCTTCTCCGTAAAATCATCAAAATCTGTCGGCATTGCCAAAGGCTTTCCAGTTTTTAAATCACATAAGGTAAGGTCCACTGCTATCCCTCTATTATGCCCTGACCCTTTTGCCGGATTCGCCGCATATCTTTCATCCGGCACAATCTCCCACATCTTCTGCGTCACACTAAATGGTCTGTACCCATCATAGATCAACAACCCTAATCCCCGTTCCTCCAACTCCTCCTGTACTTCCTTCAACGCCTTCGCTGCCGGCAATTTTAAATAAGCCGCTGCACGCGGATACAACACCTGGTGTGTAAAGTTATTAGCCGTCGCATACCGGATATCCAATCTGATATGCGGAATGTACTTCGTAAGATCCACCAAATCAGACTGGTTACTTTGCGCAAAAGCAAAATGATACCAGAAAATGAAGAAAATAACAACAGTATAATTGAATTTCAACCTTTATCTATTTAAAAAATATAAAATATGGTAATAAAGTATAGACTTCTGCTAAAAAAAGATGGAAATCCCCTTGTTAAAAAGGCTATTTTAGAACCCTTAAAATAAGGAAATTATGAACCTGTTTAGATTAGATAATAAAGTGGCAGTTGTTACGGGCGGCGGTAGTGGAATTGGTCAGGCTATTGCTAAGGTTTTTGGTGCACAGGGCGCCAGTGTTCACATCATAGAGCTGAATGAAGACGGTGGTCGCCAGACAGCTGCAGACATCATTGCCGAAGGTGGCAAGGCTGCTGTATACGGCTGTAATGTAGCCAAACAGTCGGAAGTTGTCGCTGTGATGGAAAAGATCACTGCTGCCGCAGGCCGCATCGACATCCTCGTAAACTGTGCCGGTATTGCCCACGTAGGCCGGTTAGACACCACTTCAGAAGAAGATCTGGACAGGGTATATAATGTGAATGTGAAAGGTACGTACAACTGTATGTTCGCCGTAATCGGTCAGATGAAAGCACAAAAGAGCGGTGTGATCCTGAACGTAGCTTCTATAGCTTCCAGCGTAGGTATTCCTGACAGGTTTGCTTACTCTATGAGTAAAGGCGCAGTGCTTACGATGACCCTCTCTGTGGCAAAAGATTTTATCAGGGATGGTATCCGTTGTAACTGTGTGTCTCCTGCACGTGTGCATACACCATTTGTAGACGGTTTTATCGCTAAAAACTACCCTGGCAAAGAAGCTGAAATGTTTGAGAAACTCTCTCAGACACAACCAATTGGACGTATGGCTAAACCAGTAGAAGTAGGTACCCTGGCACTGTACCTGTGCTCAGAAGAAGCAGGCTTCATTACCGGTTGTGATTATCCATTGGATGGTGGTTTTATAAAGCTTAATAATTAATTATAAGTAAAGAATTATGAAATAAGGCAAAAGGTATCTTATATTCGTAAATTCTAATTTGTAATTAATCAACCACAATTCCATTATTCATGAAATCTATTTGGTCAGTTATCATACCTGCCACAACTTTATTGTACGCATGTGGCGGTACAGGTACCAACGCTGGCAACGGCCAGCAGGCGGGAGATAGCACAGCTGCGTTTCAACCAGCTACGCCTTCTGGTAAGGTCGCAGTCGCTTTCCCGGCAGATGCAGATACGACCCGTATCTCTATCCATTTTGAAGCAGACGGACAGTCTTCGGACAAAACGTTTGAACTGCCTCTGGCAAGAGACGTGGCCGAGCAGGATTTGTATCGTGCAGTGTGGGACAAGCCTAACAGCGTATACATTGGTGTACTGAAAAGTGACCATAGCACCCGCTATTATCATGCAAGTGTTGATAACGGAAGCGCAAAGATCAATCTGGTAGGCACGCCTCCTGCAGCAGTATGGCACTATGCTGAAGAAAAGGCCGGTTTAGGCACCATTAGCCTGGATATGAAAGCAGTTGATTCTTACGAACAACAAATTCAATCCGGTACTATCATCGCTGACCTGATCGTGAAAAAACTGCCGGTTTCTTCTCCTGATTCTGTGAGAATTTATGCAGAATTCGGTGGCGCTAACAAGACCATTGGAATGGTGGTGCCAGCAGAAGCAACCACAGGTATCGTACAATCACCTTCTCACCCGGAACAGGTGTTCCTTGTGCAGATCCTGAACAAAAAGTACACAAACCTGGTGGAAATCAAAGTGGATAATGGTCACCTGAAGATCAATTCACTGCGATAAGTGTTAAAATAAAAAACAAAGTACAATTAACATATGAAACTGATACGATTTGGAGCACCGGGAGCTGAGAAGCCGGGAGTGGTAACCGAAGCAGGCATGTTTGATGTCAGTGCATTCGGGGAAGATTTTGGTGAGCAATTTCTGGCGACAGATGGACTGAATCGCCTGGCTGCATGGTGGGCGCAAAATGAAAAAAATTGCCCTTCTGTGCCTGCAGGTACCCGTCTCGGAAGCCCTATCACAAGGCCTTCCAAGATTATTTGCATTGGTCTGAACTACGCTGACCATGCAAAGGAAACCAATGCAGCAATTCCACAGGAACCAATCGTATTTTTCAAGAGTACTACTGCGCTGGTAGGCCCGAATGATGACTTAGTCATTCCCCGCAACAGCGTAAAAACTGACTGGGAAGTGGAACTGGCTGTGGTGATTGGCAGGAAAGCCAGCTATATAGAAGAAAAAGATGCGCTGGAATACATAGCAGGTTATGCACTGCACAACGACTATAGCGAGCGTGAGTTCCAGCTGGAACGTGGCGGACAGTGGGTAAAAGGGAAGAGTAATGACACCTTTGCACCGCTGGGCCCATGGCTGGTAACCAAAGAGGAAATTAAAGATGTGGATAACCTGCGTCTGTGGTTAACCCTGAATGGAAAAACCATGCAGGACGGTACTACAGCCAACCTGATCTTTAAGATTCCTTTCATCGTTTCCTACCTGAGCCAGTTTATGACCCTGCTGCCGGGCGATGTGATCTCTACAGGTACACCTGCAGGCGTAGGTTTGGGAATGAAACCAAATGTATATGTAAAAGCTGGTGATGTGATTGAGCTGGGTATTGACGGTTTGGGTACATCCAAACAAATAGCTGTTGCTTTCAAATAAGAAGACAGTAAGAAATTTTGATGCGGTCAGACTGCTTTTGCCGTCTGACCGCAAAATTTTCCACTTACTGTAATTCTGACATTTATTCCCTTTAAACTTGTAATTTGCTACGATATGAAGAGGCACTGTCTTGCGTTAGATCTGAAGAATGACCCGGTTTTGATCGCTGAGTACGAAGCGTATCACCGGGAAATATGGCCTGAAATCAGGAAGAGTATTTTAGACAGCGGCATAGTGAACATGGAGATTTACCGTATCATGGACCGCCTGTTTATGATCATGGAAGTAGATGAAACGTTTTCATTCGAAAAGAAAGATGCTGCAGATGCTGCTAACCCCAAAGTACAGGAGTGGGAAGCACTGATGTGGAAATACCAGCAGGCCTTACCAGTGGCCAGGCCGGGAGAAAAATGGATATTTATGGAGAAGATCTTTGCATTGTAAGAAGAGACTAATACGCCCGGGATTTTAATTAGGAAGCAAACGTTATGAAAAAATGGTCATAGACGCTCACCAGCATTTTTGGCAATATCATCCTGTAAAGGATGCCTGGATCACTGATGATATGAAAGTGATCCAGCAGGATTTTTTGCCACAACACCTACTACCGGTTTTGGCGCAAAATAATGTGGATGGCTGTGTCGCTGTACAGGCGGACCAGTCAGAGATGGAAACTGATTTCCTGCTGGGGCTTGCTGCCGGACATGATTTTATTAAAGGCATTGTGGGTTGGATAGATCTGCGCGATGCAGACCTGGAAGACAGGCTGGCGCATTATAGCCAGTATCCCGTGCTGAAAGGTTTCAGGCATATCGTACAAGGTGAGCCTGATCCTGCATTTATTATCAGGGAAGACTTTTGCAGGGGTATACAACTCCTGTCGAAATACAACTTTACTTACGACATCCTGGTCTACCCGGTACAACTACCGGCAGTAGCTACGTTTGTACAGAAATTTCCAGATCACCGGTTGGTGATCGATCATCTGGCCAAACCGTATATTAAAACCGGTGATGTCGAAAACTGGGCAAAACAGATGCGTGCCATTGCCCGGTATCCGCATGTATATTGCAAACTCAGTGGTATGGTCACTGAAGCTGACTGGAACAACTGGGAGCCGGCACATTTTGCGCCATTCCTGGAAGTTTGCCTGGAAGCTTTTGGGGCAGACAGACTCCTGTTTGGCTCCGACTGGCCGGTATGCCAGGTTGCGGGTAGCTATACACAGGTAAAAGGTATTGTGACTGATTATATCAGTCATTTATCTGCAACAGAGCAGGCAAAGATAATGGGTGGAAATGCGATTGCATTTTATGGGCTATAGGCAATCAAAGGAGTGCAAAGTAATTCAAACAATTTCAAAGAAATTTTAAACGAATTCAATTCCCCTGAAATGCCTTACATGTCTTCCAAAGGAAGAACTATTAAAAGAACAATATTTCTAATCAATATTTAAATCGTTCACATGGATCTGGGATTA
This Chitinophaga sancti DNA region includes the following protein-coding sequences:
- a CDS encoding amidohydrolase family protein gives rise to the protein MVIDAHQHFWQYHPVKDAWITDDMKVIQQDFLPQHLLPVLAQNNVDGCVAVQADQSEMETDFLLGLAAGHDFIKGIVGWIDLRDADLEDRLAHYSQYPVLKGFRHIVQGEPDPAFIIREDFCRGIQLLSKYNFTYDILVYPVQLPAVATFVQKFPDHRLVIDHLAKPYIKTGDVENWAKQMRAIARYPHVYCKLSGMVTEADWNNWEPAHFAPFLEVCLEAFGADRLLFGSDWPVCQVAGSYTQVKGIVTDYISHLSATEQAKIMGGNAIAFYGL
- a CDS encoding fumarylacetoacetate hydrolase family protein, with the translated sequence MKLIRFGAPGAEKPGVVTEAGMFDVSAFGEDFGEQFLATDGLNRLAAWWAQNEKNCPSVPAGTRLGSPITRPSKIICIGLNYADHAKETNAAIPQEPIVFFKSTTALVGPNDDLVIPRNSVKTDWEVELAVVIGRKASYIEEKDALEYIAGYALHNDYSEREFQLERGGQWVKGKSNDTFAPLGPWLVTKEEIKDVDNLRLWLTLNGKTMQDGTTANLIFKIPFIVSYLSQFMTLLPGDVISTGTPAGVGLGMKPNVYVKAGDVIELGIDGLGTSKQIAVAFK
- a CDS encoding 2-isopropylmalate synthase, whose protein sequence is MSDKNRVYVFDTTLRDGEQVPGCQLTTVEKITIAKELEALGVDVIEAGFPISSPGDFQSVVEISKAVSEPVICALTRANTMDIDAAAEALRFAKRKRIHTGIGSSDMHIKYKFNSTREEILKRAADAVKYARKFVDDVEFYAEDAGRADNAYLAQMIEAVIAAGATVVNIPDTNGYCLPDQYGAKIKYLMDHVSNIDKAIISVHCHNDLGMATANSIAGVINGARQVECTINGIGERAGNTSLEEVAMILKTHHALGYHTGIQSKKLYQLSNMVETMMRMPVQPNKAIIGRNAFAHSSGIHQDGVLKHRENYEILNPEDVGIESNAIILTARSGRHALKHHLERLGYKLDKVNLDEVYQRFLVMADSKKEISDADLLELMGNGNDQNYSDDKAIKVTLLQVVCGDPLRPMATVKLKINGEEKEASSAGNGPVDAAINAIHEIIKDQIDIDEFNIQSMRGGSADVSKVNMRVKHNGQSYYGYGTSTDIVNASMHAYVDALNKIF
- a CDS encoding methyltransferase domain-containing protein; translation: MAWNADLYKEKHAFVFNYGNSVVEWLQPKAGETILDLGCGTGELSAQIAESGATVKGIDSSASMIASAKSHYPSIDFEVADGTSFSLNQTFDAVFSNATLHWIRQKEKVLDRIWHHLKPGGRLVLEMGGKGNVDDITGALSKAMKEKGYEFKPFWYFPSPGEYTSLLEEYGFRVNQLSYFDRDTELADPENGIVEWLQMFGAYYLEAIPEADRLPILKAAQESLRATNFRDGKWYTKYVRLRVKAEKIADAQ
- the leuD gene encoding 3-isopropylmalate dehydratase small subunit is translated as MSKNFQQLESTAVPIPIENIDTDQIIPARFLKATTRDGFGENLFRDWRFDGDNQPKADFVLNNPTYSGQVLVAGKNFGCGSSREHAAWAIADYGFKVVISSFFADIFKNNALNNFILPIQVTDAFLDKIFAAIEADVHAKLAVDLEKQTLKIVSTGEEVSFDINPYKKACLINGYDDIDYLLSLRKEIETYEATREFNF
- the leuB gene encoding 3-isopropylmalate dehydrogenase, with amino-acid sequence MGVDKKILVIPGDGIGQEVTTWGRKVLETIATNYKHNFTFEEGIMGHVAIEATGNPLPDETLDKARKSDAILFGAIGHAKYDNDPTLKVRPEQGLLKIRKELGLYANLRPIKLFDELLEASSIKPEILRGADILFFRELTGDVYFGEKNRSEDRNTASDLMIYHKYEVERIARKAFEAARTRRNKLCSVDKANVLEASRLWREVVQALAKEYTDVEVEHMFIDNAAMQLVKDPKRFDVVVTGNLFGDILTDEASQIAGSMGMLASASVGDSVGFYEPIHGSAHDIAGKGIANPLASILSAALMLDISFGLKNESLRVIKAVEATLKQGFRTMDIANKHTDNHLVMGTDAMGAKVLENLN
- a CDS encoding L-rhamnose mutarotase, encoding MKRHCLALDLKNDPVLIAEYEAYHREIWPEIRKSILDSGIVNMEIYRIMDRLFMIMEVDETFSFEKKDAADAANPKVQEWEALMWKYQQALPVARPGEKWIFMEKIFAL
- a CDS encoding M15 family metallopeptidase, whose protein sequence is MKFNYTVVIFFIFWYHFAFAQSNQSDLVDLTKYIPHIRLDIRYATANNFTHQVLYPRAAAYLKLPAAKALKEVQEELEERGLGLLIYDGYRPFSVTQKMWEIVPDERYAANPAKGSGHNRGIAVDLTLCDLKTGKPLAMPTDFDDFTEKAHQSYNVQDTSVANNRKLLREVMERHGFINLTTEWWHFYLKDGQEYPLMNIDFKQLQNF
- a CDS encoding glucose 1-dehydrogenase, which translates into the protein MNLFRLDNKVAVVTGGGSGIGQAIAKVFGAQGASVHIIELNEDGGRQTAADIIAEGGKAAVYGCNVAKQSEVVAVMEKITAAAGRIDILVNCAGIAHVGRLDTTSEEDLDRVYNVNVKGTYNCMFAVIGQMKAQKSGVILNVASIASSVGIPDRFAYSMSKGAVLTMTLSVAKDFIRDGIRCNCVSPARVHTPFVDGFIAKNYPGKEAEMFEKLSQTQPIGRMAKPVEVGTLALYLCSEEAGFITGCDYPLDGGFIKLNN